The segment AATCTGGCGCTCACGTACAGAAGattcctcctcggccgctgGCGTCTTGGACGGCGACGGAGCTGGCCATCCTCCCGCACTACTACGTCATGCGTGCGCACCAGACGATGCGAGAAAACATTGCCCTGGACATGTCGGAGGAACCTCAAGAGACGGCAGCCAAGCTACATCTCACGCCGTGGCTGACTGATGCAGATGTCGACGTTTACGAGCAAGAGTACGCCCGTACCACGTTCAGGGGCCCGCTGCTTTGGTATCGCGTGCTGACCGACCCCGAGCTCTCCGGGGATCTATCCTGTCTTGCTGGACTGAAGCTCAAGATGCCCACCAAGTACGTTTCTGGCCTCGGCGACTGGGGCACGTATCAGGTTCCCGGGGGACTCGAGGCAATGCAGCAGGGCGTCAGCGTTGAACCGGAGTGCTGGCGCGGCGCGACACTCGTGCCCGGGGCTGGACACTGGGTCAATATGGAAAAGCCGGACGAAAGTGCCGCTGAGATTCTGAAGCTAGCTAGTACTGTTTCGTGAGTCGCCGATCTGGGCTGTTTAGGTTGCCTTGATGAAGGCTTCGTCACGGCTCAGCCTGGTTAATGGTGTCGGTGGTCGATAGTGAGCGCCGGGCGGTTCAGCGCAAATGAACTCAGTCGGGAGGGCGACTCCTATCAACTCATTACTGCATAATTGAATGAGGAATAACTGTGAAGTGGAATTTTCAATGTCTGGTGTATTTTGCGGTTGGTACTACATCACTCGGCTATTGATTCTACTCAAGTACCAAAGTACCTTGGTAAGCCGCAGGCAGGAGGACCCCACATGCCTCTGAATGTGCGCAATCTGGTCTGGTCCAATTTTTGCAACGGGCCAGGGTTCTGGCCAATAATAAGTAACTAGGATTTTAAAGATACAtaggtatataaaaatatactagtttattatacctaataataTAGCATCTTTAAGTATCTTCAAGTATCATCAAAGAAGTGGGTTGAACacatcaattggacctgcgcacattcaaagggatgtGCACCTTGCCATTTGGAAACTAGATGCTGTTCGGCTCACGATTTCTTCTCGTTTGCTGCAACTTGCCCGCTCGTGCAGATATTGACCTGGCGGTACACTCCGTCTAGAGTCAGTTGCACCAACTGAACACTTGACGCATCAATTAGCCTTGCATCGGCCGCAATGGCTCCATGGCAGACGGCCACAGGCTCGGCCGCAGAGCCATCTGCCCTCCGAGTCAAGGCAGCTGATGCGGGCAGCGTAGCCGTCGGCGACTTCTCCCAGGCAGGAAGCCGTCAGGATCACGGCGAGTTGCAGCAATACGATTATGATGTTGAGACGGTGGAACGAGTGTACAGGTCAGCCAGCCGACTCAGTCTCCCTCCATCCCGAAATCGGCCATGCATACTGACCTCTGCCTGTTGCAACGACCAGGAAACTCGACTGGAGGATTATTCCACGTAGGTCATCGCATCTGTCTCGTCGAACCATGGCTGACCATGATGTAGCATTCTGGTGTCTCTACTTTTTGTGCTCGGCCATCCGTTCTAACATTGGCATCGCGCAGACCATGAACGTCAGTGACCGCCACGACCTCATGTCAGTCTTGCACATGACACCCAAAGACACGTCAACCGCCCTGGCTCTGTTCTATGTCTCCTATGTCATCTTCGACCTCCCGTCCAATCTCGTCATGAGCAGACTCAATCCACGCGTGTGGATGGCCCGAATCGTCTTTGCCACCAGTCTTGTTGGGACCTGCTTCGCGGCAGTTCAAAGTGTATGGagcttgaagctgctgcggTTCTTGCTCGGCATGGTCATTGCCGGTATGTGGCCCGGCATGGCCTATTACCTGACCCTATTCTATCCTCCCTCTAGGACAGGCAAGAGAATCGGCATGTACTTTACTGCCTCACAGGTATCTGCCGCCGTCGTTGGTCTTGTATCGGCAGGTTTTCAGCTTATGGATAGTCTTGGCGGGCTGACTGGCTTTCGCTGGATGTTCCTAATTTACGGACTGGTTGGTATTGTCTTGAGCTTCACGCTGCTCTGGTGGCTGCCCGATCGTCCCTTGGCTCCCGGACAGGTGCGACACCGGTCAAAATGGCTTAGCTGGTTGCCACATTCGCCCGAGGCTCTCACCGGAGATGATGCAACTATTCATTATCAAGATTTGCGTCGAGTCTACCACCCCAGGCCGTGGACAATCAGGGATCTTGTCGAGGTACTCCTAGACTGGCGACTGTGGCCTCTGACGCTAATGTACTTTGGAGTCGTTGGTGTCGGTATTGGAACCCAATTATACGGCTCCGTCATTATCGCGGCAATTCAGCCCACGGCAAGTGCAATTACAGTAAGCTTACTGTTTGCACCCATTTGGATCGTAAGTTGGTCTATTTACCCGCCGCCCCGGGAACAATCTGCTAACTGTCCCAGATTGATCTCATTGCAATCATCATTGTCACGCCCCTCTCAGACCGCTTCCACCGCCTCCGagccgccttcttctccgccgcaGCCTGCATCCAAATTGCCGGGCTCCTCGTCACCACATTCGCCGTTGACGGATGGGCCCGATACAGCGGTCTGCTCATGGTCGGCTTCGGCCTTGGCCCTACGGTGCCGATTTGCATGGCATGGACCTCCGAAACCTTCCAGCGTCGACACGGCGAGGTCGGAGTCGCCGCAGCCACGGCCCTTGTTTCGGGCTTGGGAAACTTGGGTAGCATAACAACAACCTATGCCCTCTACGCAGGCTGGCCTGAAGATGCGATGGAAGGCCGGCACCGGTTCCGCAAGAGCAACCTTGTCATGGTTGGCATTCTGGGTCTCAGCATCGCCAGCGCGTTAGTCATGGCGGTGCTGCTGCGAATGTTTGGTAACCCGCCTAGCACGAAGCTTGACAACGACGTATTGAACGAGCCTGAGGACGGTGCTGCCAGACGAGAAGCGCATCAACCATCGAGCTTGACACTTCGGGGGATAATGACCAACCTCTTCAACAGTCTCGGTCATCAGCAAGAGGGCCCATCCTTCGCCATAGTCTCTTCTAATCGGCTTAgccgagcagcagcagcccgaAGGCGCCGAGAGTAGCGGTGACAACGCTCCTACGCCATCATTGGTGCAGTAatctccctttttttttttcaaaacCTATGATGTTACATCTTTTTCACTCTGCATTGTTTTGTTATGATACCCATCAGCGTTTATACCCGCTGTCAGACGAGCATGTGCATTTTCTCGACGGCGATAGTGCTTTTACGCCATCGCCGGGACGGCGCGTTTGGACCGAGGTTTGGAATTGGCGACAATGCCGGAGCGCTATCGTCAAGGACCTCGTGGGCGTTCTTGTTGCTTTCTATACTTTTGTGCATGCTACGCATAAGACTTCATGGCACAAGGGAGGTGGTAGAAAATACTGCtcctattattattatagaTATTGATATAAATATATGCGTCTCCTAACTGCTGGAGCCTTGATTAACAGCCCGTATAAATCGCCCAAGTCTTGGCTCCCATTCTCATTAATGGTTTCGTATTGAGACGAATCAGCTCTCCTCGCGTGCGTTTATAACACTCTGCAGCGTTGTAGTGCCCTTCAACCAGTCGCGCCGAGTTCCCTAACCTGGTATTCTTTAGTAGCGATACCGCTATTCTGCAAACATCCCCGCCGCGACCCCATCGTCTTCATTTATCACTTGAAACGGTGTATTGTAGTTTCATGACAAGATAAATACTAGTCACGGTCTCTGTTCCTGTATCGATTGCAACCCTGGTTCCATTCGTGGGATAccgctgtgacaagggttcaattcAATGATCAACTCGAAgggtgtcaaaggtccttggttttccatgCCACTGTATACACATGAAGGGAACGTCTGTGCCTGAGGCTTCTGCCCGGTCATGTGTTTGATCTGTGTAAGCAAAAGGTCCTTTGTccgtgaagcccctttgtaGTTgctgggccttttccgtgtagCAGCTGCAGGCTTGAAGTTGTGCTGAATACTGATTTCACAAGGATTCATGAAGGAAATGGCATTCTTGGAAAGAGCCCGATACGCTGGGTAATAGATTGAATGTGAACTAAATTGTGGTAGAACGCGACCAGGTGTGGTTGGTTAGCTGCCGTTCTCGGGAAAGCATTGTATTGCTGTACTGGATAATCCTGTGTCCTGTATAGTTGAATTGTATTGGTAATAgaaactacatatgtagcggTGGCGTGAAGACGCTGCCCTGCAAAACCAAGCGAAGGGGATTTAGGGACTAGCAAGTAGCATACAGACTAAACTTCAGGAATTTGTTTATTCATGAACCCAAAAAGTGGCATGGAAGCACCAGCACCTGCGGAATGACGGAATAGGTAAACCGAGTTCTAGCATTATTTACTTCTGGTGCTGCAGCGACATGTTCTGGATTTCTTAGCTTGCGACAATGGAGTATTCCAACTTATCGGCAGGGGTTTCATACGAACGTCATGCCACATCAGCCTCGTGCCTGACTGGTCAAGGCTGTGCTATTTGCCACACCTATATTTGTGAATACTTGGTCTGACTTAACACCCGGCTTTCCAAGTGACCGGTTGACTTTCAAGACGCGAATTGCTTGATTTTAGGGCAGTAAATTCTTTGAGCACCACCACGTGCTCCAGCCGTTCAATTGCCGCTGAGAACTGCGTCGAGATGTTCTCATAACCGAGTCACGTCATTCACGGACATGCAGGACTTTTTTTCTATCTTTTTGGCTGGTGCTATGTTTCAATATATTTTACTGGCCGCGTCAGCCCTCGGCGTGTCCACTCAAGATGAGTATGAGAGTATATTCTTCTGGCCATGAGTCGATATCGCCAGTCAAGCAGCGAAACTTGGTCACAGTTGCAGATAGTATGACTGGCGTTCAAGCTAGCAAGGATATCCATGACTGTCAGAGGTCATAgacggaggaggcggccgagAGGTTCATGCACTAGCGCTTATAAGCTGGATATCAGGGATATTCGGCCATGTGTCGCCATTGCTGAAAGTTTTTGCCCCGTGGCTCAGTGGTCAAACCCGATGACCACTCGGATCAAAAGCTATCAATCCGCGAAATACGTAGTCTTCATGGAATCTTCTCACAATGGGACTCGCCTAGTTGTCGGCAGGCTGACTAGCCAGACTCTGGCGCCAAAGGTGATACGGGGGAGAAGGACACGGCAAGCTTCGACTTCATCCTCTGCCCCCCCCAATGTGTCTTCGGCTGTGCTTGTTTTCTGGGGCTACCAGTCGCATAAAAAGGCCACATGCATGGAAAATTAGAAAATATAGAGGGGTGTGCGTTGAAAAAGGCCGATGTAGAAAACTTGTCGCTTCTAATGTAAGGAGCTCAAACTAAACAAACCTTTCCACCCATGCTTACATCTCTGCCATCTCAGTCTAGGCAAACACCCATCGCTCTTACACTTGCAAACCTGACAAGTGGCCGGTTAATTTTGAACTCGCCCTCAGCGGGTTGCATCGTCTCACGCGGCGCAAACTGTCAAAGCTCGCTTATAATTTCAGCTCGTAGAGCCCAGTCGTAATATCCCCGCCAAGTATCCATGTTCCCTGTCCAGAGCCCCTCCCGTATGGCAAGGCAAAGCGGTCAAATGAAGAGGTCCAGTTACTAGCCAACGACGGGCTGAACGTCGACAAGGCAGCGTCACGCAAGAAAAGTGCTCTCCTGGCGGAGCAATTCATTCCACAGATATTGCCTGGCATGTGGTTTATGAAGCACATCAGGCGTCTAAGCCAACTCACCCACATGGAACGTGCATAATTCACAAACCTTCTCATGACAAATACACTAGTACCTGTCTGGTAGGATTCGGCATCCCACATATATTGACTCCAACCCCCGTTTCATTAACTACCCGCAACCTAAAAAGGTTAATAAATGGAGAATACTAGATCGGAGTATTTTGGAGACAAGAGCCCAGTAGTTGTTTGATTAAGAGCGGGCTGCAATGACTAGCATGCTTGCCCTTGATACTATATCAGTAAGGTTTGCCACACAACGACACTTTCCAACCTGGCGTCAATAAAGCAACAGACATAATACAGCTACTA is part of the Metarhizium brunneum chromosome 4, complete sequence genome and harbors:
- the vht1 gene encoding Vitamin H transporter 1; protein product: MAPWQTATGSAAEPSALRVKAADAGSVAVGDFSQAGSRQDHGELQQYDYDVETVERVYRKLDWRIIPPFWCLYFLCSAIRSNIGIAQTMNVSDRHDLMSVLHMTPKDTSTALALFYVSYVIFDLPSNLVMSRLNPRVWMARIVFATSLVGTCFAAVQSVWSLKLLRFLLGMVIAGMWPGMAYYLTLFYPPSRTGKRIGMYFTASQVSAAVVGLVSAGFQLMDSLGGLTGFRWMFLIYGLVGIVLSFTLLWWLPDRPLAPGQVRHRSKWLSWLPHSPEALTGDDATIHYQDLRRVYHPRPWTIRDLVEVLLDWRLWPLTLMYFGVVGVGIGTQLYGSVIIAAIQPTASAITVSLLFAPIWIIDLIAIIIVTPLSDRFHRLRAAFFSAAACIQIAGLLVTTFAVDGWARYSGLLMVGFGLGPTVPICMAWTSETFQRRHGEVGVAAATALVSGLGNLGSITTTYALYAGWPEDAMEGRHRFRKSNLVMVGILGLSIASALVMAVLLRMFGNPPSTKLDNDVLNEPEDGAARREAHQPSSLTLRGIMTNLFNSLAEQQQPEGAESSGDNAPTPSLVQ